GCATAAGCTGAGTATCTTGTACTGAATACATAGGTGCAAGAGGCGAACCAGGGGAACTGAAACATCTAAGTACCCTGAGGAAAAGAAATCAACCGAGATTCCCTTAGTAGTGGCGAGCGAACGGGGACCAGCCCTTAAGCTGGTTTGAGATTAGTGGAACGCTCTGGAAAGTGCGGCCATAGTGGGTGATAGCCCCGTACACGAAAATCTCTTGCCAGTGAAATCGAGTAGGACGGAGCACGAGAAACTTTGTCTGAACATGGGGGGACCATCCTCCAAGGCTAAATACTACTGACTGACCGATAGTGAACCAGTACCGTGAGGGAAAGGCGAAAAGAACCCCGGAGAGGGGAGTGAAATAGAACCTGAAACCGTATGCGTACAAGCAGTGGGAGCCTACTTTGTTAGGTGACTGCGTACCTTTTGTATAATGGGTCAGCGACTTATATTCAGTGGCGAGCTTAACCGAATAGGGGAGGCGTAGCGAAAGCGAGTCTTAATAGGGCGCTTTAGTCGCTGGGTATAGACCCGAAACCGGGCGATCTATCCATGGGCAGGTTGAAGGTTAGGTAACACTGACTGGAGGACCGAACCGACTACCGTTGAAAAGTTAGCGGATGACCTGTGGATCGGAGTGAAAGGCTAATCAAGCTCGGAGATAGCTGGTTCTCCTCGAAAGCTATTTAGGTAGCGCCTCATGTATCACTGTAGGGGGTAGAGCACTGTTTCGGCTAGGGGGTCATCCCGACTTACCAAACCGATGCAAACTCCGAATACCTACAAGTGCCGAGCATGGGAGACACACGGCGGGTGCTAACGTCCGTCGTGAAAAGGGAAACAACCCAGACCGTCAGCTAAGGTCCCAAAGTCATGGTTAAGTGGGAAACGATGTGGGAAGGCTTAGACAGCTAGGAGGTTGGCTTAGAAGCAGCCACCCTTTAAAGAAAGCGTAATAGCTCACTAGTCGAGTCGGCCTGCGCGGAAGATGTAACGGGGCTCAAACCATGCACCGAAGCTACGGGTATCACCTTTGGTGATGCGGTAGAGGAGCGTTCTGTAAGCCTGTGAAGGTGAGTTGAGAAGCTTGCTGGAGGTATCAGAAGTGCGAATGCTGACATGAGTAACGACAATGCGAGTGAAAAACTCGCACGCCGAAAGACCAAGGTTTCCTGCGCAACGTTAATCGACGCAGGGTTAGTCGGTCCCTAAGGCGAGGCTGAAAAGCGTAGTCGATGGAAAACAGGTTAATATTCCTGTACTTCCAGTTATTGCGATGGAGGGACGGAGAAGGCTAGGCCAGCTTGGCGTTGGTTGTCCAAGTTTAAGGTGGTAGGCTGAGATCTTAGGCAAATCCGGGATCTCAAGGCCGAGAGCTGATGACGAGTGCTCATTAGAGCGCGAAGTGGTTGATGCCATGCTTCCAAGAAAAGCTCCTAAGCTTCAGATAACTGGGAACCGTACCCCAAACCGACACAGGTGGTTAGGTAGAGAATACCAAGGCGCTTGAGAGAACTCGGGTGAAGGAACTAGGCAAAATGGCACCGTAACTTCGGGAGAAGGTGCGCCGGTGAGGGTGAAGCACTTGCTGCGTAAGCCCACGCCGGTCGAAGATACCAGGCCGCTGCGACTGTTTATTAAAAACACAGCACTCTGCAAACACGAAAGTGGACGTATAGGGTGTGACGCCTGCCCGGTGCCGGAAGGTTAATTGATGGGGTTAGCGCAAGCGAAGCTCTTGATCGAAGCCCCGGTAAACGGCGGCCGTAACTATAACGGTCCTAAGGTAGCGAAATTCCTTGTCGGGTAAGTTCCGACCTGCACGAATGGCGTAACGATGGCGGCGCTGTCTCCACCCGAGACTCAGTGAAATTGAAATCGCTGTGAAGATGCAGTGTATCCGCGGCTAGACGGAAAGACCCCGTGAACCTTTACTATAGCTTTGCACTGGACTTTGAGCTTGCTTGTGTAGGATAGGTGGGAGGCTTTGAAGTGGGGACGCCAGTTCTCATGGAGCCATCCTTGAAATACCACCCTGGCAACCTTGAGGTTCTAACTCAGGTCCGTTATCCGGATCGAGGACAGTGTATGGTGGGTAGTTTGACTGGGGCGGTCTCCTCCCAAAGAGTAACGGAGGAGTACGAAGGTGCGCTCAGACCGGTCGGAAATCGGTCGTAGAGTATAAAGGCAAAAGCGCGCTTGACTGCGAGACAAACACGTCGAGCAGGTACGAAAGTAGGTCTTAGTGATCCGGTGGTTCTGTATGGAAGGGCCATCGCTCAACGGATAAAAGGTACTCCGGGGATAACAGGCTGATACCGCCCAAGAGTTCATATCGACGGCGGTGTTTGGCACCTCGATGTCGGCTCATCACATCCTGGGGCTGAAGCCGGTCCCAAGGGTATGGCTGTTCGCCATTTAAAGTGGTACGCGAGCTGGGTTTAGAACGTCGTGAGACAGTTCGGTCCCTATCTGCCGTGGACGTTTGAGATTTGAGAGGGGCTGCTCCTAGTACGAGAGGACCGGAGTGGACGAACCTCTGGTGTTCCGGTTGTCACGCCAGTGGCATTGCCGGGTAGCTATGTTCGGAAGAGATAACCGCTGAAAGCATCTAAGCGGGAAACTTGCCTCAAGATGAGATCTCACTGGAACCTTGAGTTCCCTGAAGGGCCGTCGAAGACTACGACGTTGATAGGTTGGGTGTGTAAGCGCTGTGAGGCGTTGAGCTAACCAATACTAATTGCCCGTGAGGCTTGACCATATAACACCCAAGCAATCTGCACATGAACGCAGATTGTGGTGGTGAAGACGAAAGAACCGAAAGTTCGCAGCTTCACAAAGATCACATATCCGAATTCGCTGGAGTATCCATCTGGATCTTCTGGCAACAGAATTTCTTGACGACCATAGAGCATTGGAACCACCTGATCCCATCCCGAACTCAGCAGTGAAACGATGCATCGCCGATGGTAGTGTGGGGTTTCCCCATGTGAGAGTAGGTCATCGTCAAGATTCATTTCGCAAAACCCCTATCTGCGCATGCAGGTAGGGGTTTTGTCTTTAAGTAGAGAGTACAGAGATTCGCTGGCACGTCCCTCGGACGGACCGGCACACAGAATTTCTTGACGACCATAGAGCATTGGAACCACCTGATCCCATCCCGAACTCAGCAGTGAAACGATGCATCGCCGATGGTAGTGTGGGGTTTCCCCATGTGAGAGTAGGTCATCGTCAAGATTCAATTCCGAAGCCCCTGATCGCAACGCGGTCGGGGGCTTTGTCTTTTCCGCTGCATGGAAACCGTAACCCATTGATTGGGCACGATCTCTGTTGGAGCGGCTTCAGCCGCGATCACCCGCGAGGCGGGTGCCAGGCATCGCGTTGTCCGCATCGCGGCTAAAGCCGCTCCTACAAATTTCCAGCAGGCACAAAAAAACCGCTCCAAGGGGAGCGGCTTTTTGTTGCGTGTAGATCAGCTCAGCAGGTTCTTCACATTCCCCATCGCCTCATCGGCAAACCCCTGGAGAAATGCCTGGAACCCCGGCAGCGCCTCGTGGCCACCCTCCCAGGGCTCGGCCTGGATGGTCCAGGTCGCGCGGCTGTGGTTGGCATCGATCACTTGCACCTCCATCGCCGCCCACAGGTTACCGATGTTCAGGCTGGTGTAGATCAGGCTCCAGGTCATGTGCATGGCCTGCTCGTCGCGTGAGTTGAGTTGCTCGATGACCACGTTGCCGTCCTTGAACAGCTTCTTGCGCACCGAACGTACACCACTGCCTGTCATGTCGATGTGCGCGAGCGCCGGGATGAACACCGGGAACCCCGCGAAGTTGCCAACGATGTTCCATACGGCGGCGGCGGGTGCGGCGATTTCCACACGGGAGACCACCTTGCAACCTTCAGGGTTGCGGATCAGGGTATCGGGTTTGAGTGCTTGCATGCTGTGTTGCTCCT
This genomic stretch from Pseudomonas entomophila L48 harbors:
- a CDS encoding SRPBCC family protein, encoding MQALKPDTLIRNPEGCKVVSRVEIAAPAAAVWNIVGNFAGFPVFIPALAHIDMTGSGVRSVRKKLFKDGNVVIEQLNSRDEQAMHMTWSLIYTSLNIGNLWAAMEVQVIDANHSRATWTIQAEPWEGGHEALPGFQAFLQGFADEAMGNVKNLLS